The following proteins come from a genomic window of Montipora foliosa isolate CH-2021 chromosome 2, ASM3666993v2, whole genome shotgun sequence:
- the LOC137991318 gene encoding integrase/recombinase xerD homolog, which yields MAGVPSPTDNSVVENVRSAAKRILGTAAVNRKEPISSELIREIVSQANLDNPVDLRNITMYFLCFTGFLRFDDISRVRRSDIAVHEGFMVVQVQKSKNDQLRKGSEVVISELSSPACPVSLLKRYLDKFRIPPNSQDLIFKPISRGKGFCTLVTPDKPISYSCIRDGFRPDLKNIGVDPSKFGLHSLRSGGATSAANNGINDLD from the coding sequence ATGGCTGGGGTTCCATCCCCAACTGACAATTCTGTAGTGGAGAATGTCAGGTCGGCAGCCAAGAGAATTCTTGGCACTGCTGCTGTCAACCGTAAAGAGCCTATTTCCTCAGAGCTGATCCGTGAAATTGTCAGCCAGGCCAATCTAGACAATCCCGTCGATTTACGTAATATTACCATgtactttctttgtttcactggTTTTCTCAGATTTGACGATATTTCTAGAGTTAGAAGAAGTGACATCGCTGTCCATGAAGGCTTCATGgtagttcaagtgcaaaaaagTAAGAACGACCAGCTCCGTAAAGGGAGCGAAGTTGTTATTTCCGAGCTGTCTAGCCCCGCATGTCCAGTTAGTCTACTTAAGAGGTACTTAGATAAATTCCGCATTCCCCCCAATTCACAGGACCTCATTTTCAAGCCCATTTCCAGGGGGAAGGGTTTTTGCACGTTAGTAACCCCCGACAAACCCATCAGTTACAGTTGTATTCGGGATGGATTCCGACCAGACTTGAAAAACATTGGGGTTGACCCATCTAAGTTCGGTCTTCATTCCCTGCGTTCGGGCGGGGCTACTTCGGCCGCTAATAATGGCATTAATGACCTAGACTAA
- the LOC137991319 gene encoding uncharacterized protein, with protein sequence MQSSTWRELKAVCFALEAFASRLSGSKVVWYSDNQNVTSILLNGSWKADLQLLALRAFHICLQFRISLDLKWIPRDLNCRADVISRLIDFDDYELNYVIFQGLDELWGPHTVDRFARNYNAKLPRFNSRFFQPGSEAVDAFCQDWRFDNNWLCPPVSSLGSFSIWSYVRPEGP encoded by the coding sequence ATGCAAAGTTCAACGTGGAGGGAACTTAAGGCTGTATGCTTCGCGTTAGAAGCTTTTGCAAGCCGGCTCTCGGGCTCTAAAGTCGTATGGTATTCTGACAACCAAAATGTTACTTCCATTCTTCTTAACGGCAGCTGGAAGGCCGACCTTCAATTGCTCGCCCTTAGAGCCTTCCACATTTGTCTTCAGTTTCGTATATCTCTGGATCTTAAGTGGATCCCTAGGGACCTTAACTGTAGGGCAGATGTTATCAGTAGGCTTATCGACTTTGATGATTACGAGCTTAACTACGTCATTTTTCAGGGCTTAGACGAGCTCTGGGGCCCTCATACCGTGGATAGGTTCGCCCGCAACTACAATGCCAAGCTACCAAGATTTAACTCTAGGTTTTTCCAACCAGGTTCCGAGGCGGTTGACGCGTTTTGCCAGGACTGGAGATTTGATAACAATTGGTTGTGTCCCCCAGTCTCATCGCTAGGGTCATTCAGCATTTGGAGTTATGTCAGGCCAGAGGGACCCTAA
- the LOC137991321 gene encoding uncharacterized protein produces MDEDTIVPAKRLKTVLEAFRDTNAGKPLQTGKLKLRAHILAKSNELRSLETLAVNIQNTKAEIRLEVVGSSRKPSLVAVKKEKAALSDDVPFDDVRLVVNASGGYQLFVYHFDLVRSGTIEINQPEQLKHFVNEVVDNCPCVGVDCEIVDEVGYMSAELKERLLPWRRVFSRICTRLVKIDDTPVANGVECQRQCRSCHRVQVRLAERLNHREALSPEDVKKRQSSSSKVPISYLSPNSRSKRLKKKEMLGSTARFTEYGIGNAGDKSVQHPQRKGGV; encoded by the exons ATGGATGAAGATACCATTGTTCCGGCAAAGAGACTAAAAACTGTGTTGGAGGCTTTTCGTGACACAAATGCCGGAAAACCATTGCAG ACGGGGAAACTTAAGCTTCGGGCACACATTCTTGCGAAGAGCAACGAGTTGAGATCTCTGGAGACCCTTGCTGTTAATATCCAGAACACCAAAGCTGAGATTCGTCTCGAAGTAGTAGGAAGCAGCAGAAAGCCATCGTTGGTAgctgtaaaaaaggaaaaagcagcTCTTTCTGACGACGTACCGTTTGACGACGTGCGGTTGGTTGTGAATGCTAGTGGTGGATACCAGTTGTTTGTGTATCATTTCGATCTCGTAAGAAGTGGAACTATTGAAATTAACCAGCCGGAGCAATTGAAACATTTTGTGAACGAAGTCGTCGACAATTGTCCGTGTGTTGGAGTGGATTGCGAGATAGTTGATGAAGTTGGTTACATGTCAGCAGAATTAAAGGAACGTTTACTTCCCTGGCGCCGAGTATTTTCTCGAATTTGCACGCGATTGGTAAAAATCGATGACACTCCCGTCGCAAACGGAGTGGAATGTCAGCGACAGTGTCGATCATGTCACCGTGTACAAGTTAGGCTTGCTGAACGTCTAAACCACAGGGAGGCTCTAAGTCCAGAAGACGTAAAGAAAAGGCAGTCCTCATCTTCAAAGGTCCCGATATCTTACCTCAGCCCAAATAGCCGCAGTAAACGACTGAAGAAA AAGGAAATGCTCGGTAGTACTGCCCGGTTCACAGAATACGGAATTGGAAATGCTGGTGACAAGAGTGTCCAGCACCCCCAAAGGAAGGGAGGAGTTTGA
- the LOC137991317 gene encoding uncharacterized protein, translating to MASSLLMFVNSLLRKKNEAEEKRRQREIKKQKSEELKRKESLMRYRGCRRKKMFLFMLAMSTLINPPRERNIWMNPKSDDWFRMADSTFTQEQWYENFRVTKNTFSFILGEIEHEIARHDTPMRKAVPARKKLAMILYYLASTSEYRTIANLLGVSKAFLCNSIKDVSCAIIKSLQGRLIYIPKNDELKSILETYREKWGFPMCAGAIDGTHIPIIAPKEDHTDYVNRKGYHSVVMQAVVDCNYLFRDVVIGWPGIS from the exons ATGGCGTCGAGCTTGTTGATGTTCGTAAACTCCTTGCTAAGGAAAAAAAACGAGGCTGAAGAGAAACgacgacaacgtgaaataaagaaacagaaaagTGAGGAACTGAAGAGGAAAGAGAGTTTAATGAGATACCGTGGCTGCCGtaggaaaaaaatgtttctttttatgCTCGCGATGTCAACACTAATTAACCCTCCAAGGGAACGAAACATCTGGATGAATCCTAAGTCAGATGACTGGTTTAGAATGGCTGACAGTACCTTTACTCAAGAGCAGTGGTATGAGAATTTTCGTGTCACAAAAAATACGTTTTCGTTTATTCTTGGTGAAATCGAACATGAAATAGCAAGACATGACACTCCAATGCGAAAAGCCGTTCCAGCGAGGAAGAAGTTAGCAATGATACTCTACTACCTCGCCTCTACGTCCGAGTACCGAACGATTGCAAACCTCCTTGGAGTATCAAAGGCATTCCTTTGTAATTCCATCAAAGATGTGTCTTGTGCCATTATTAAAAGTCTGCAGGGAAGATTAATTTACATTCCAAAGAATGACGAGCTGAAATCTATCCTTGAGACTTACAGAGAAAAATGGGGTTTCCCAATGTGTGCTGGGGCTATTGATGGGACACATATCCCTATTATTGCACCAAAGGAGGACCACACCGACTATGTAAACAGAAAAGGTTACCACAGTGTTGTCATGCAGGCTGTGGTAGACTGTAACTACCTTTTTAGGGATGTTGTCATTGGATGGCCAG GCATATCCTGA
- the LOC137990569 gene encoding uncharacterized protein, translating to MLRSGSRFKMAEKGKWTDEEVGKLMDFWAEETIQFSLDNAKTPKEKTSVYKTLQMQLEQQGVKCDVKAIISKIRKLRQKYKQEKNKTKKSGRARERKWKFFDKMDGIMGHRANISPPLVLDSSTDQTEEGNMSYSEDVNMHHVMSDAESDGAVADGGATPPVQMDSLTGGPSESCTSTTPSTGSKAVINKVPSGKALPKSCSTKRTKLERSLELLCDKMITSAASEMDRFFKIEEERHKREMALQLEQTKIEAERRREERQHELAVLQLLTRNAYTPSTSMQSSAGSVVYSPTGYDDPGQRDSRLFGWGYGTMGRVVDESARSYSSSESSYTPL from the exons ATGCTCAGAAGTGGTAGtagattcaaaatggcggagaaAGGGAAGTGGACTGACGAGGAGGTAGGAAAGTTAATGGACTTTTGGGCTGAGGAAACTATTCAATTTTCCTTGGATAATGCTAAAACTCCGAAGGAGAAAACGTCAGTGTACAAGACTCTACAAATGCAACTTGAGCAACAAG GCGTCAAATGTGATGTAAAGGCGATTATAAGCAAAATACGGAAACTTCGTCAAAAGTATAAACaggagaaaaataaaacaaagaagagtGGGAGAGCTCGAGAGCGAAAATGGAAATTCTTCGATAAAATGGACGGCATAATGGGTCACAGGGCTAACATTTCGCCACCTCTGGTCCTTGATTCAAGTACTGACCAGACTGAGGAAGGCAACATGTCATATTCGGAAGATGTCAACATGCATCATG TTATGAGTGATGCTGAAAGTGATGGTGCTGTCGCGGATGGAGGAGCTACCCCTCCTGTACAAATGGATTCACTTACTGGGGGTCCATCCGAATCATGTACATCCACTACTCCAAGTACAGGTTCGAAGGCAGTCATAAATAAGGTACCCAGTGGGAAAGCACTACCAAAAAGCTGCAGCACCAAAAGGACTAAGTTGGAGAGATCTCTTGAGCTTCTTTGTGACAAGATGATAACCTCGGCAGCTTCAGAAATGGACAG atTTTTCAAGATTGAAGAAGAACGGCACAAGCGGGAAATGGCATTACAGTTGGAGCAGACAAAGATAGAGGCCGAGAGGCGACGAGAGGAAAGGCAACACGAGTTAGCGGTTCTTCAACTCTTAACACGCAATGCATATACGCCTTCGACAAGCATGCAGTCATCAGCTGGATCTGTGGTATACAGTCCAACTGGGTATGATGATCCAGGCCAACGTGATAGCAGATTGTTTGGATGGGGCTATGGGACCATGGGTAGAGTAGTAGACGAAAGTGCGCGTTCATATTCGTCATCAGAGTCCAGCTACACACCGTTGTAA
- the LOC137991316 gene encoding uncharacterized protein, producing MSEKMLTEEGLLAVPTTSNDDLLDIGEIDVSVVDETNDEEESNLSEPDPEPSQRSPKDAKKKKDKKENRRGTTSDKKYQPQDQKRNQNRKRRYSETLSEERIIEQSEEALKALNRHSQRGTCPKTLQYKARARIRADEAFKTDIKRIRKTTEQEVVNALIRYHERRIDESKKSLKRQKRPKGTVNKKSKDNMNTHEQNVKEIAENFFKKFNEFKTFMSTMSNKSGEKYACLLTESNLHNKGAQENNKLSKSGSKKRKERKTSKAQAYKRTQLERNRGYIKNLSRQNTTDHEINLLSKGLKFIPTPLTKEQHIRRQLLQDFEQFARRMRLKYIFHGQNSKPHPYHVKSNWIPQVQPSVALESYLEEVKLQLAEIKLSQPKNNLSSKEREALQSLKTNKDLNVKKADKGSCVVIMDTENKINEGQTLLDNSKHYRLLDEPMVKETQYKVKELIQELHENKNIDDMTKKWLLQTPSPPRIPIFYTLTKIHKPTPVGRPIISGCDGPTERISAFLDRLLQPIAQKQASYLKDSTDFINFIESTEVPKHGIIVSMDVTSLYTNIPQEEGIKTICKAYVTHYKDKPPIPTQSLERALSLILKENSFHFNGKNYLQTHGTAMGTKVAVAFANIFMAKVETELLKKSAIKPICWKRYIDDIFSLWGTGREQITHFIEQANNHHATIKFTAEISEEKVTFLDTIVYKGKRFNSSSILDVRTHFKPTETFQYTHFTSCHPLGVKKVFIKGEALRLLRTNSSKENFQNRLEELKKHLRERGYPRNLITQTLSEIHFENRKEALRQKPSREKTILPFVTQYQPSVPSLKNILMKHWQLIEKQPLLRQIYKEPPIISYKRGRSLKDILVKAKLTHDVVIQAYSRHHWRVFLSSLSISTDKTYYN from the coding sequence ATGTCAGAAAAAATGCTAACAGAAGAAGGCCTCCTTGCCGTACCAACGACCTCCAACGATGACCTTCTAGACATTGGCGAAATAGATGTCAGTGTTGTCGACGAAACAAACGACGAAGAAGAAAGCAACCTTTCTGAACCTGACCCCGAACCGAGCCAAAGATCTCCAAAAGAcgctaaaaagaaaaaagacaagaaGGAGAACAGACGCGGAACCACCTCTGACAAAAAATATCAACCACAGGAccagaaaagaaatcagaacCGAAAACGCCGCTACAGTGAAACACTGTCGGAAGAAAGAATAATAGAACAATCAGAGGAGGCTTTAAAAGCCCTGAATAGGCATTCCCAAAGAGGAACATGCCCAAAGACATTACAATACAAAGCACGAGCACGCATAAGGGCAGATGAAGCCTTTAAAACAGACATTAAAAGGataagaaaaacaacagaacaaGAGGTGGTGAACGCCCTAATCAGGTACCATGAAAGGAGAATAGATGAAAGCAAAAAATCACTCAAGCGGCAAAAGAGACCGAAAGGAACTGTAAACAAGAAATCAAAGGACAATATGAACACTCATGAGCAAAATGTAAAAGAGATAGCTGAAAACTTCTTTAAAAAGTTCAACGAGTTTAAAACCTTCATGAGCACAATGTCAAATAAGAGTGGTGAAAAGTATGCCTGTCTACTTACTGAGTCCAACTTACATAACAAGGGTGCACAGGAAAACAACAAACTGTCGAAATCGGGCAGTAAAAAGCGTAAGGAACGCAAAACCTCAAAAGCACAAGCTTATAAAAGAACACAGCTAGAAAGAAACAGGGGGTACATAAAGAACTTATCCAGACAAAACACCACAGATCATGAAATAAATTTACTCTCTAAAGGGTTAAAATTTATACCCACACcattaacaaaagaacaacataTCAGGCGTCAACTTCTTCAGGATTTTGAGCAATTTGCGAGAAGGATGCGCCTGAAATATATCTTTCATGGGCAAAATAGCAAACCACATCCTTATCATGTAAAATCAAACTGGATACCACAAGTTCAACCCTCAGTTGCACTCGAGAGTTATCTTGAAGAGGTTAAATTACAACTGGCAGAAATTAAACTGTCACAGCCAAAAAACAATCTGTCATCAAAAGAACGAGAAGCACTACAatctttaaaaacaaacaaagatctCAATGTGAAAAAAGCAGACAAAGGTTCCTGTGTCGTTATTATGGacacagaaaacaaaataaacgaaGGTCAAACGCTACTTGACAACTCGAAACACTATAGACTTTTAGATGAACCAATGGTTAAGGAAACTCAATATAAGGTGAAAGAACTAATACAAGAACtacatgaaaataaaaacattgaTGACATGACAAAAAAATGGCTGTTACAAACACCGAGCCCGCCTAGAATTCCCATATTCTACACCCTAACTAAAATTCACAAGCCTACACCAGTAGGTAGGCCAATAATATCAGGTTGTGACGGACCAACAGAAAGAATCTCAGCATTTCTTGATAGGCTGTTGCAACCGATAGCACAAAAACAGGCTTCTTATCTTAAAGACTCTACAGACTTCATTAATTTCATAGAAAGCACAGAAGTCCCAAAGCACGGGATCATTGTTTCAATGGACGTGACAAGTCTATATACCAACATTCCACAGGAAGAGGGGATCAAAACTATATGCAAAGCCTATGTTACTCACTACAAAGATAAACCCCCGATTCCAACACAGTCACTTGAACGAGCGCTCAGTctcattttaaaagaaaactcatTCCATTTTAATGGAAAAAATTACCTCCAAACACACGGGACAGCGATGGGAACAAAGGTCGCTGTTGCTTTCGCAAATATCTTCATGGCGAAAGTAGAAACAGAGTTATTAAAAAAGAGCGCAATAAAGCCTATCTGTTGGAAAAGATATATAGACGACATCTTCTCTCTCTGGGGTACCGGAAGAGAACAAATAACACActtcattgaacaagcaaataatCACCACGCCACTATTAAATTCACAGCAGAAATCTCTGAGGAAAAAGTCACATTTCTGGATACAATtgtgtacaaaggcaaacggtTTAACAGCTCGTCAATTCTCGACGTACGAACgcatttcaaacctactgaaactttccaatatacacatttcaCGTCTTGCCACCCTTTAGGGGTCAAGAAGGTTTTTATAAAAGGCGAAGCCCTCCGGTTACTCAGAACAAATTcctcaaaagaaaactttcaaaaccgaCTAGAAGAACTCAAAAAGCATCTTAGAGAGAGAGGATATCCACGAAACTTAATAACTCAAACTCTCTCTGAAATacactttgaaaacaggaaagaaGCACTCCGACAAAAACCATCAAGAGAAAAAACCATTTTGCCCTTTGTCACACAGTATCAACCATCAGTTCCCAGCCTTAAAAACATTCTCATGAAACACTGGCAACTGATAGAGAAACAGCCTTTACTCAGACAGATCTACAAAGAACCTCCAATTATATCATACAAACGAGGAAGGTCTCTGAAAGATATACTCGTAAAAGCTAAGTTGACACACGACGTCGTCATTCAAGCTTACAGCAGACATCATtggcgagttttcttgtcatcCTTGTCTATTTCGACAGACAAGACTTATTACAACTGA